One part of the Mariniflexile litorale genome encodes these proteins:
- the def gene encoding peptide deformylase: MILPIVAYGDPVLKKLGVDINKDYPKLDSLLENMFETMYNACGVGLAAPQIGLAIRLFIVDTTPFSDDEDLSAEEQKALNGFKRIFINPKIVKEEGDEWAFNEGCLSIPDVREDVFRKSKVTIEYLDENFKAHTEVFDGLIARVIQHEYDHIEGILFTDKLSSLKKRLIKGKLGNISKGKIDVDYRMRFPDQKKKR, translated from the coding sequence ATGATTTTACCCATTGTAGCCTATGGCGATCCTGTTTTAAAAAAACTAGGAGTCGATATAAATAAAGATTATCCAAAACTAGATAGTCTTCTAGAAAACATGTTTGAAACCATGTATAATGCCTGTGGTGTTGGCTTAGCAGCACCTCAAATAGGATTAGCTATTCGATTATTTATTGTGGATACTACACCTTTTTCAGATGATGAAGACTTATCCGCAGAAGAGCAAAAAGCATTGAATGGTTTTAAACGGATATTTATAAATCCTAAAATTGTAAAGGAGGAAGGTGATGAGTGGGCTTTTAACGAAGGTTGTTTAAGTATTCCTGATGTGCGTGAAGATGTTTTTAGAAAATCAAAAGTGACGATTGAATATCTTGATGAAAATTTTAAAGCACATACCGAAGTTTTCGATGGTTTAATAGCACGCGTTATTCAGCATGAATACGACCATATCGAAGGTATATTATTTACTGATAAACTATCAAGTTTAAAAAAACGTTTAATAAAAGGAAAATTAGGTAACATATCAAAAGGAAAGATAGATGTAGATTATCGCATGCGTTTTCCAGACCAAAAAAAGAAACGATAA
- a CDS encoding 2,3,4,5-tetrahydropyridine-2,6-dicarboxylate N-succinyltransferase has translation MTELRQTIEQAWDNRDLLKEEKTTSAIRQVIDLLDKGELRVAEPIEGGWQVNEWVKKAVVLYFPIQKMETIECGPLEFHDKIPLKTGYAAKGIRVVPHAVARHGAYISSGTILMPSYVNIGAYVDEGTMVDTWATVGSCAQIGKNVHLSGGVGIGGVLEPLQAAPVIIEDNVFVGSRCIVVEGVRVETEAVLGANVVLTMSTKIIDITGDTPIEMKGRVPARSVVIPGSYTKQFPAGEYQVPCALIIGKRKESTDKKTSLNNALRENDVAV, from the coding sequence ATGACCGAATTAAGACAAACCATAGAACAAGCTTGGGATAATAGAGACCTTTTAAAAGAAGAAAAAACAACATCAGCTATTAGACAAGTTATCGATTTGTTAGACAAAGGAGAATTAAGAGTTGCCGAACCCATTGAAGGTGGATGGCAAGTGAACGAATGGGTAAAAAAAGCCGTTGTTTTATATTTTCCTATTCAAAAAATGGAAACTATTGAATGTGGGCCTTTAGAGTTTCATGATAAAATTCCATTAAAAACGGGTTATGCTGCAAAAGGCATTCGTGTAGTACCTCATGCTGTTGCTAGACATGGTGCTTACATTTCTTCTGGCACTATTTTAATGCCTAGTTATGTAAATATTGGAGCTTATGTAGATGAAGGGACTATGGTTGATACTTGGGCTACTGTTGGAAGCTGCGCTCAAATTGGTAAAAACGTACATTTATCTGGTGGTGTTGGTATTGGTGGTGTTTTAGAACCTTTACAAGCTGCTCCAGTAATAATTGAAGACAATGTATTTGTAGGCTCTAGATGTATTGTAGTGGAAGGTGTTCGTGTTGAAACCGAGGCTGTTTTAGGAGCTAACGTGGTATTAACAATGAGTACTAAAATAATTGACATTACTGGGGATACCCCAATTGAAATGAAAGGACGTGTACCTGCTCGCTCGGTAGTAATTCCTGGTAGCTATACTAAACAATTTCCAGCTGGGGAATACCAAGTACCTTGTGCTTTAATTATTGGAAAACGTAAGGAAAGTACCGATAAGAAAACATCACTAAACAATGCGCTTCGTGAAAACGATGTTGCGGTTTAA
- a CDS encoding DUF5606 domain-containing protein — protein sequence MSLEKVLAIAGKPGLYKLITQTRGGFVAESLIDKKRLSVNVQQNVSVLSEIAIYTLTEEVPLKEVFEKIKKKENSGQTSVKAKDSKDKLEEYFFEVLPDYDEDRVYVSDIKKVIQWYNLLQEHNMLDLEDDSKSKKETVKDEEE from the coding sequence ATGAGTTTAGAGAAAGTTTTAGCTATAGCAGGGAAACCAGGATTGTACAAATTAATAACACAAACACGTGGTGGTTTTGTAGCCGAATCTTTAATTGATAAAAAACGTTTATCGGTTAATGTTCAACAAAATGTAAGCGTTTTAAGTGAAATAGCTATTTATACTTTAACAGAAGAAGTGCCATTAAAAGAAGTTTTTGAAAAGATTAAGAAAAAGGAAAATAGTGGGCAAACTTCAGTAAAGGCTAAAGATAGTAAAGACAAATTAGAAGAATACTTTTTTGAGGTTTTACCAGATTACGATGAGGATCGCGTATATGTTAGCGATATTAAGAAAGTAATACAATGGTATAATTTATTGCAAGAACATAATATGTTAGATTTAGAAGACGATTCTAAATCTAAAAAAGAAACCGTTAAAGACGAAGAAGAATAA
- a CDS encoding lycopene cyclase domain-containing protein, translated as MIYLYLLLNLGSLSVPFIYSFHPKLKFIRLWKSLGLGILTSMLIFIPWDVFFTLHGIWGFNSEYFLGTTVFSLPIEEWLFFICIPYACVFTHYALLHYFPNLKLSIAVTKLISYILILCFFIVSIYNYDKWYTFVNFTLATILTLIVVNKKPELLQSYLLTFLVMLIPFFIVNGILTGSFIENEVVWYNNTENLNIRLFTIPIEDSVYAFTLILLNLFVIQSIEKPKSN; from the coding sequence ATGATTTATTTGTACCTTCTTTTAAATTTAGGTTCTTTATCTGTTCCCTTTATTTACAGTTTCCATCCCAAATTAAAATTTATTAGGCTTTGGAAATCTTTAGGATTAGGCATTTTAACAAGTATGCTTATTTTTATCCCTTGGGATGTTTTTTTTACACTTCACGGAATTTGGGGATTTAACTCCGAATATTTTTTAGGAACTACTGTATTCAGCCTACCTATAGAAGAATGGTTGTTTTTTATATGTATTCCCTATGCTTGCGTATTTACACATTATGCGCTATTGCATTACTTCCCAAATTTAAAATTATCAATAGCTGTAACTAAACTAATTAGCTATATTTTGATTCTTTGTTTTTTTATTGTATCCATATATAATTACGACAAATGGTACACGTTTGTAAACTTTACTTTGGCAACTATATTAACACTAATTGTGGTTAACAAAAAACCAGAACTCCTTCAATCTTACTTACTAACATTTCTAGTTATGCTGATTCCTTTTTTTATAGTGAATGGTATTTTAACAGGAAGTTTTATTGAAAATGAAGTGGTTTGGTATAATAATACTGAAAATCTCAATATTCGATTGTTTACTATTCCTATTGAAGATTCTGTTTATGCTTTTACACTTATTCTTTTGAATCTTTTCGTTATACAATCTATTGAAAAGCCTAAGTCAAATTAA
- the ruvX gene encoding Holliday junction resolvase RuvX — MARILAIDYGMKRTGLAVTDVLQIIASGLTTVNTKELLLFLKDYTSKETVELFIVGEPKQMDNTASESEVLIAPFLQKLEKQFPHIPIHRVDERFTSKMAFQTMIDSGLKKNQRKNKALVDEISATLILQSYLYSK; from the coding sequence ATGGCTCGTATTTTAGCAATAGATTATGGAATGAAGCGGACAGGTTTAGCTGTAACCGATGTATTACAAATTATTGCGTCTGGATTAACCACAGTAAATACGAAGGAGTTGCTTCTGTTTTTAAAAGATTACACTAGTAAAGAAACAGTGGAATTATTTATAGTTGGTGAACCCAAACAAATGGATAATACGGCATCAGAAAGCGAAGTGTTAATTGCTCCATTTTTGCAAAAGCTTGAAAAGCAATTTCCCCATATACCTATACACCGTGTCGATGAACGCTTTACTTCTAAAATGGCGTTTCAAACCATGATTGATAGTGGCTTGAAAAAGAACCAACGCAAAAATAAAGCCTTAGTTGATGAAATTAGTGCAACACTCATTTTACAAAGCTATTTATATTCTAAGTAA
- a CDS encoding TlpA disulfide reductase family protein, with the protein MKISKPKIKNIIFLLVIGVLLIPQTRKPVQVVLHKVIAFIKPVSVNEDKDTLTRITDYKWSLIDENHTIFNFEAAKGKVVLINFWATWCPPCIAEMPSMQALYDDYKDKIVFLFVTNDAFNEIIPFLTKNNYTFKVHRPVEEYPEFFNISTIPRTFLIDKEGHIIIDENGAANWNSDKIRTTIDTLLK; encoded by the coding sequence ATGAAGATTAGTAAACCAAAAATTAAAAATATTATTTTTTTACTTGTTATTGGGGTTTTACTTATTCCGCAAACAAGAAAACCCGTTCAGGTTGTATTACATAAAGTCATAGCGTTTATAAAACCAGTAAGCGTCAATGAGGATAAGGATACATTAACTAGAATTACGGATTACAAGTGGTCTTTAATAGATGAAAATCATACTATTTTTAATTTTGAAGCAGCTAAAGGAAAGGTTGTTTTAATTAATTTTTGGGCAACTTGGTGTCCGCCATGCATTGCTGAAATGCCAAGTATGCAAGCTCTTTATGATGATTATAAGGATAAGATCGTATTTCTGTTTGTTACAAACGATGCATTTAACGAAATTATTCCGTTTTTAACTAAAAACAACTACACTTTTAAAGTGCATAGACCTGTCGAAGAGTACCCCGAATTCTTCAATATTTCAACCATTCCACGAACTTTTTTAATAGATAAAGAAGGTCATATTATTATTGATGAAAATGGAGCAGCGAATTGGAATAGTGATAAAATAAGAACCACAATTGATACTTTATTGAAATAA
- a CDS encoding oleate hydratase — protein MNKTIFIIGSGFSSLAASCYLAKAGYNVTIFEKNSTIGGRARQLKKDGFVFDIGPTWYWMPDVFERFFSDFNKKPSDYYSLEKLNPAYSVYFGKDDFITIEDTLDKIKIAFENEEKGSSKKLNQFIDKAKSNYDIAIKDLVYNPGVSPLELVTSATIKKLNQFFSTIKKDVRKEFKNERLVKILEFPVLFLGAKPSDTPSFYSFMNYADFGLGTFHPKKGMYQVILAIETLAKELGVIIKTNKPVDKIIVENDKAVGIVSNGETYKSDIIVSGADYHHTETLLDKPYKQYSEAYWNKKTFAPSSLLFYVGFDKKLINVNHHTLFFDVDFDIHAEAIYDTPKWPENPLFYASFPSKTDDSAAPKGKEAGIFLIPLAPGLEDTPELRETYFNKIIERFENLTSQNVKKHVIFKESFCINDFIKDYNSYKGNAYGMANTLTQTAFLRPKLKSKKVKNLFFTGQLTVPGPGVPPSLISGKLVADLVIKHHSI, from the coding sequence ATGAATAAAACAATTTTTATAATAGGTTCTGGGTTTTCATCTTTAGCAGCATCATGCTACTTGGCTAAAGCAGGTTATAATGTGACCATTTTTGAAAAAAATAGCACGATAGGTGGTCGTGCAAGGCAACTAAAAAAAGATGGCTTTGTATTTGACATTGGTCCAACATGGTACTGGATGCCCGATGTTTTTGAACGCTTTTTTTCTGACTTTAACAAAAAACCTTCAGATTATTATTCTCTTGAAAAATTAAATCCTGCATACAGCGTGTATTTTGGGAAAGATGATTTTATTACTATTGAAGACACTCTTGATAAAATAAAGATTGCTTTTGAAAATGAAGAAAAGGGCAGCTCAAAAAAACTAAACCAATTTATAGACAAAGCTAAAAGCAATTACGATATTGCTATTAAAGACTTGGTTTATAACCCTGGCGTTTCGCCTCTAGAATTGGTAACGTCTGCAACTATTAAAAAGTTGAATCAGTTTTTTAGCACTATAAAAAAAGATGTTAGAAAAGAGTTCAAGAATGAAAGATTAGTTAAAATTCTTGAGTTTCCCGTGTTATTTTTAGGCGCAAAACCAAGTGATACACCTTCATTTTATAGTTTTATGAATTATGCTGATTTTGGACTTGGAACTTTTCATCCTAAAAAAGGTATGTATCAGGTGATTTTAGCCATTGAAACTCTGGCTAAAGAATTGGGAGTTATCATAAAAACAAATAAGCCCGTAGATAAAATCATTGTAGAAAATGATAAAGCTGTTGGTATTGTTTCTAATGGAGAAACCTATAAAAGTGATATCATAGTAAGCGGTGCCGATTACCACCATACTGAAACATTACTAGACAAACCATACAAACAATACTCTGAAGCCTATTGGAATAAAAAAACCTTTGCGCCTTCTTCCCTACTTTTTTATGTAGGTTTTGATAAAAAATTAATCAATGTAAATCATCATACCTTATTCTTTGATGTTGATTTTGATATTCACGCAGAAGCTATTTATGACACCCCAAAATGGCCAGAAAACCCATTATTTTACGCTAGTTTTCCAAGTAAAACGGATGATAGCGCTGCACCAAAAGGAAAAGAAGCTGGCATTTTTTTAATTCCTCTTGCTCCTGGTTTGGAAGATACGCCTGAATTGCGCGAAACCTATTTCAACAAAATTATAGAACGTTTTGAAAATTTAACCTCTCAAAATGTAAAAAAACATGTTATATTTAAGGAAAGCTTTTGTATTAACGATTTCATAAAAGATTACAATTCATACAAAGGCAACGCTTACGGAATGGCTAATACTTTAACACAAACCGCATTTTTAAGACCCAAATTAAAAAGTAAAAAAGTAAAAAACCTATTTTTTACTGGTCAATTAACGGTTCCGGGTCCAGGTGTTCCTCCATCATTAATTTCAGGAAAATTAGTAGCCGATTTAGTTATAAAACATCACAGCATATGA
- a CDS encoding phosphocholine cytidylyltransferase family protein has translation MKIIILAAGIGSRLGNPFPKPLTPLKNGKSIMQMQTENIASKYNIDDINVVVGFKKDLIMERFPELTYVYNPFFDRTNTSKSLLQALKKHRNQSVLWFNGDVVFDEKILDILNPFIKQNQSFVAVNTSKVAEEEVKYTLKDGFINELSKIVKNGLGEAVGINFISSNDILSFIERLETCGDNDYFERGLELAIEKDNLKIKAVDISAYNCMEIDFIEDLENVNNLL, from the coding sequence ATGAAAATAATCATTCTTGCTGCTGGAATTGGCTCTAGATTAGGAAACCCTTTTCCAAAACCATTAACACCACTTAAAAACGGAAAAAGCATTATGCAAATGCAAACCGAAAACATTGCTTCAAAATATAATATTGATGATATTAATGTTGTGGTAGGTTTTAAAAAAGACTTGATAATGGAGCGTTTTCCAGAACTCACCTATGTTTACAACCCTTTTTTTGATAGAACAAATACATCTAAAAGCTTATTACAAGCTTTGAAAAAGCACAGAAACCAATCGGTTCTTTGGTTTAATGGTGATGTTGTTTTTGACGAAAAAATACTTGATATCCTTAATCCGTTTATTAAACAAAATCAGTCTTTTGTTGCCGTAAATACAAGTAAAGTCGCAGAAGAAGAAGTTAAATATACTCTTAAAGATGGGTTTATAAACGAACTTTCTAAAATCGTAAAAAATGGTTTGGGGGAGGCCGTAGGCATCAATTTTATTTCATCAAATGACATTTTAAGTTTTATCGAGAGATTAGAAACGTGTGGTGATAATGATTATTTTGAAAGAGGTCTTGAACTTGCCATTGAGAAAGACAATCTTAAAATTAAAGCTGTAGACATTTCTGCCTATAATTGTATGGAGATTGATTTTATTGAAGATTTAGAAAATGTGAATAATTTATTATAA
- a CDS encoding D-2-hydroxyacid dehydrogenase: MKMVVLDGYTLNPGDLSWETLKQLGDLKVYDRTDFKHKIVIDAIADADVVFTNKVPLPKEVLTQVPNLKYVGVLATGYNIIDVDTARSLNIVVTNVPNYGTTAVAQFTMGLLLEMCHHIGDHNKAVKEGEWTKSLDFCFWNTPLIELAGKNMGIIGFGRIGQATAKIAQSFGLNILAYNRSKDVSLESETCRYVELDELFEKSDIISLHCPLLESTKGIINKNNMAKMKDGVMIINTSRGGLIVEEDLKEALDSGKVGHAAVDVVSKEPIEEDNPLLKAKNCIITPHIAWAPKESRTRMMNIVVNNLKAYLNGSPKNVINS; the protein is encoded by the coding sequence ATGAAAATGGTTGTCTTGGATGGGTACACTTTAAACCCTGGTGATTTAAGTTGGGAAACCCTTAAACAATTAGGAGATTTAAAAGTTTATGATCGTACAGATTTTAAACATAAAATAGTAATCGACGCTATAGCCGATGCAGATGTCGTGTTCACTAATAAAGTCCCACTTCCCAAAGAAGTACTCACACAAGTTCCTAATCTAAAATATGTAGGCGTTTTAGCAACGGGTTATAATATTATTGATGTTGATACAGCCCGCAGTTTAAACATAGTAGTAACCAACGTGCCAAATTATGGTACAACAGCTGTAGCTCAATTTACAATGGGTTTATTGTTAGAAATGTGTCATCACATTGGAGATCATAATAAAGCTGTTAAGGAAGGAGAATGGACAAAATCATTAGATTTTTGTTTTTGGAATACCCCATTGATAGAACTAGCTGGAAAAAATATGGGTATTATTGGTTTTGGACGCATTGGGCAAGCGACAGCAAAAATAGCACAATCATTTGGGTTGAATATTTTAGCTTATAATAGAAGTAAAGATGTTTCATTAGAGTCAGAAACATGTCGGTATGTTGAATTGGATGAGTTGTTTGAGAAATCAGATATTATTAGTTTACATTGCCCATTATTGGAAAGTACTAAAGGTATTATCAATAAAAATAACATGGCTAAAATGAAAGATGGTGTGATGATAATTAATACCTCTAGAGGGGGTTTAATTGTTGAAGAAGATTTAAAGGAGGCTCTTGATAGTGGTAAAGTCGGACATGCAGCTGTTGATGTAGTTTCAAAAGAACCTATAGAAGAAGATAATCCATTATTAAAAGCAAAAAATTGTATTATAACACCACATATTGCTTGGGCTCCAAAAGAATCGAGAACACGTATGATGAATATTGTAGTTAATAATTTAAAAGCTTATTTGAATGGAAGTCCCAAAAATGTGATAAATTCTTAA
- a CDS encoding LicD family protein: MAYNITLEGKNTVIAERMLQDVAQILSNCKINYWLEGGTLLGIRREDRLLPWDNDIDMSIMVSEKSKLNNFYNQLSKKKYRVRTRVFEGTRLPFEQGDIRMIKIRERRFLGLIKGSVCLDVFIKYPKDDNIYWEIDNKIKYVPSKFYSSFKSINFKGFNYSIPEFTDEYLTYRYGDWKKAVKDWDTSKDDKALA, encoded by the coding sequence ATGGCATACAATATTACTTTAGAAGGCAAGAATACAGTTATAGCAGAAAGAATGCTTCAAGATGTAGCTCAAATACTTAGTAATTGTAAAATAAACTATTGGTTAGAAGGAGGCACGTTGTTAGGCATAAGACGTGAAGACAGATTGTTACCATGGGACAATGATATAGATATGTCCATAATGGTAAGTGAAAAATCTAAACTCAATAATTTCTACAACCAATTAAGCAAAAAAAAATACCGAGTACGAACACGCGTATTCGAAGGTACAAGACTTCCTTTTGAACAAGGAGATATTCGTATGATTAAAATACGTGAGCGTCGCTTTTTGGGTCTTATAAAAGGTTCTGTTTGTCTAGATGTATTTATAAAATATCCTAAAGATGATAATATCTATTGGGAAATTGACAATAAAATTAAATACGTACCAAGCAAGTTTTATTCATCTTTTAAGTCTATTAATTTTAAAGGTTTTAATTATTCTATACCGGAATTTACAGATGAATACTTAACTTATCGTTATGGCGACTGGAAAAAAGCTGTTAAAGACTGGGATACTTCAAAAGACGATAAGGCCCTAGCTTAA
- a CDS encoding MerR family transcriptional regulator — MNNIKVNFSIKDLENLTGVKAHTIRIWEKRYNLLSPNRSDTNIRNYNISSLQKLLNISYLNNNGFKISKIADLKEADIANKVRELALKDKTEDHAINAFKIAMINFDQVLFYNTYNNLLSKNTFSKIFYNTFLPLLDEIGLLWQTNTITPAHEHFISVLIKQKILLNIENLQSLNPKPDTKTFVLFLPEQEIHDIGLLFVNYQLRSKGYHTIFLGESVPMDSLKDLFSFFNNICFVSYFTVYPEEESITSYLNNFSNLLLKNNNSKLMLLGQKVLNYDSNELPTNILIYKSIENLVKDL; from the coding sequence GTAAAAGCACATACCATTCGAATTTGGGAAAAGCGCTATAACTTATTAAGCCCAAATAGAAGTGATACTAATATTAGAAATTATAATATTTCCAGTCTTCAAAAATTATTAAACATTTCATACTTAAATAATAATGGTTTTAAAATCTCAAAAATTGCTGACCTTAAAGAAGCTGATATAGCCAACAAAGTTAGAGAGTTGGCTTTAAAAGATAAAACAGAAGATCATGCTATTAATGCCTTTAAGATTGCCATGATTAATTTTGATCAAGTACTTTTTTACAATACGTATAACAACTTACTTTCTAAAAATACATTTTCAAAAATATTCTACAATACATTTCTTCCCTTACTAGATGAAATAGGCTTATTATGGCAAACAAACACCATTACACCAGCCCACGAACATTTTATTTCGGTACTTATTAAACAAAAAATTCTTTTAAATATCGAAAACCTCCAAAGTTTAAACCCTAAACCAGACACCAAGACCTTTGTGCTGTTCTTACCAGAACAAGAAATACATGATATTGGTTTATTATTTGTTAATTATCAATTAAGAAGCAAAGGTTATCATACTATTTTTCTAGGGGAAAGTGTTCCTATGGACAGTTTAAAAGATTTATTTAGCTTTTTCAATAATATTTGCTTTGTATCTTACTTTACCGTCTACCCAGAAGAAGAAAGTATTACTAGCTATTTAAACAATTTCAGTAATTTACTTCTAAAAAATAATAATTCAAAGTTGATGCTATTAGGTCAAAAAGTATTAAATTATGACAGTAATGAGCTTCCAACAAACATTTTAATTTATAAATCTATTGAAAACTTAGTTAAAGATTTATAA
- a CDS encoding phytoene/squalene synthase family protein produces MKTLFDTVSYHCSKIVTKTYSTSFSLATKMLYKSIRSDIYNIYGFVRFADEIVDSFHDYNKEELFNRFSADLEHALKDKISLNPILNSFQYTYHKYNIDKSLVDAFMKSMQLDLHKTTYLTDEEYKDYIYGSADVVGLMCLKVFVKGNTDKYNELKDTAMALGSAFQKVNFLRDLEADFDGLNRSYFPNVNLNNLDEASKTQIINDIEHDFEKGLSGIKKLPIEAKFGVFMAYRYYSQLLKKLKKTPALQIRSARIRVSNPKKVELLMRSYVKYQLNLM; encoded by the coding sequence ATGAAAACATTATTCGACACAGTCTCATACCATTGTAGCAAAATTGTAACAAAAACCTATAGCACATCGTTTTCATTGGCTACCAAAATGTTATATAAATCTATAAGAAGTGATATTTATAATATTTATGGCTTTGTAAGATTTGCAGATGAAATTGTAGACTCTTTTCACGATTATAACAAAGAAGAATTATTCAATAGATTTTCTGCAGATTTAGAACACGCTTTAAAAGATAAAATTAGTTTAAATCCTATTTTGAATTCGTTTCAATATACTTATCATAAATACAATATTGATAAAAGTTTAGTTGATGCCTTTATGAAAAGCATGCAACTGGATTTACATAAAACAACCTATTTAACTGATGAAGAATACAAAGATTACATTTACGGGTCTGCAGATGTGGTGGGGCTTATGTGTTTAAAAGTATTTGTAAAAGGTAATACTGATAAATATAATGAACTTAAAGACACAGCCATGGCATTGGGTTCTGCATTTCAAAAAGTTAATTTTCTAAGAGACTTAGAAGCAGATTTTGATGGATTAAACAGAAGCTACTTTCCAAATGTAAATTTGAATAATTTAGATGAAGCTTCTAAAACTCAAATTATAAATGATATTGAGCATGATTTTGAAAAAGGATTAAGTGGAATAAAAAAACTACCTATAGAAGCTAAATTTGGAGTTTTCATGGCCTACAGATATTATTCACAATTATTAAAAAAACTAAAAAAAACACCCGCTTTGCAAATTAGAAGTGCCAGAATACGTGTTTCAAACCCTAAAAAAGTAGAATTATTGATGCGTAGTTACGTAAAGTATCAATTAAATTTAATGTAA
- a CDS encoding sterol desaturase family protein, translating to MQTVHFIFIFLATYCFMEFMAWFTHKYVMHGFLWSLHKDHHKKDHDSWFERNDAFFIFYAVVSIGCFLLWKHEIFWAGLPIGVGIFAYGLSYFLVHDIFIHQRFKLFRNANNWYAKGVRRAHKMHHKHINKEDGECFGMLFVPFKYFKK from the coding sequence ATGCAAACGGTACATTTTATATTCATATTTCTAGCAACCTACTGCTTTATGGAGTTTATGGCGTGGTTTACTCATAAATACGTTATGCATGGTTTTTTATGGAGTTTGCATAAAGACCATCATAAAAAAGACCATGATAGTTGGTTTGAACGTAACGATGCTTTTTTTATTTTTTACGCGGTGGTTAGTATTGGCTGTTTCTTACTATGGAAGCATGAAATTTTTTGGGCTGGCTTACCTATTGGTGTTGGTATTTTTGCTTACGGACTTTCATACTTTTTGGTACATGATATTTTTATACACCAGCGCTTTAAACTTTTTAGAAATGCTAATAATTGGTATGCCAAAGGCGTAAGACGTGCTCACAAAATGCACCACAAACATATTAATAAAGAAGATGGTGAATGCTTCGGGATGCTGTTCGTTCCTTTTAAATACTTTAAAAAGTAG
- a CDS encoding adenylyltransferase/cytidyltransferase family protein — MIHNIDIDSLNDKFQNWRIVFVKSKEQIIINGSQDANLDELFSLLKKISADCHFNVTIDLNNNSEISAAIACKKTKAKYNRMYTSGCFDIFHYGHLNILERSKELCDYLVVGVSTDELIEKEKGKRPIIPFEERVKIVKAIKFVDEVIPQIDKNKQRVVDEYHIDAISVGDDWRGRFPKTSCPVEYFSYTENVSSTILKDILKLKNS; from the coding sequence ATGATTCATAATATTGATATAGATAGTCTTAATGATAAATTTCAGAATTGGCGTATTGTTTTTGTGAAATCGAAAGAACAAATTATAATAAATGGTTCTCAAGATGCCAATTTAGATGAATTATTTAGTTTATTGAAAAAAATAAGTGCAGACTGTCATTTTAATGTAACTATAGATTTAAATAATAATAGCGAAATTAGTGCTGCGATAGCCTGTAAAAAAACTAAAGCAAAGTATAATAGAATGTATACTTCTGGTTGTTTTGATATTTTTCATTATGGGCATCTTAATATTTTAGAGCGTAGTAAGGAGCTTTGTGATTATTTAGTTGTTGGGGTTTCAACAGATGAATTGATTGAAAAGGAGAAAGGGAAACGTCCAATAATTCCTTTTGAAGAACGCGTTAAAATAGTTAAGGCTATTAAGTTTGTTGATGAAGTTATTCCTCAAATAGATAAGAATAAACAACGAGTAGTTGATGAATATCATATCGATGCTATTTCAGTTGGAGACGATTGGAGAGGTAGATTTCCTAAAACCAGCTGCCCTGTTGAGTATTTTTCTTATACTGAAAATGTAAGTAGTACGATATTAAAAGATATATTAAAATTAAAGAATAGTTAA